From a single Cotesia glomerata isolate CgM1 linkage group LG6, MPM_Cglom_v2.3, whole genome shotgun sequence genomic region:
- the LOC123266888 gene encoding regulator of microtubule dynamics protein 1-like isoform X2 — MKTSHLRRKKYFPVKKLPAPLPIISLGLWGFAKKDELDISSTKSRNALFSKVDALYENREYSKVRDILDQLRDSKDVEVLWRLARALYNISKTASDVGAKKLIYDAYNLITEAAAIDDKHWAVHKWTAILIDSKTNYEGMKEKIKTLNVVKEHMLAASELNPNDATTLYMLGNWCYSVADLAWYQKKIASAIFGKVPDSSFEEALQYLEAAEKADPLFYSHNLLLLGKTYLKLDRKDEAKKFLKMTAEFPAKNDDDQKAKQEASKILNSF, encoded by the exons atgaagaCAAGTCACTTAAGAAGAAAG aaatatttCCCAGTAAAAAAACTTCCAGCTCCATTACCAATAATATCTCTTGGACTTTGGGGCTTTGCAAAAAAAGATGAGCTGGATATAAGCTCTACCAAGTCTAGAAATGCTTTGTTTTCAAAAGTTGACGCGTTGTATGAAAATCGGGAGTATAGCAAAGTGCGGGATATTTTGGATCAACTCAGA gATTCGAAAGACGTTGAAGTTTTATGGCGACTCGCACGagctctttataatatttcaaagaCAGCTAGTGATGTTGGAgctaaaaaacttatttatgaCGCTTATAATCTAATCACTGAAGCTGCTGCTATAGATGACAAGCATTGGGCTGTTCATAAATGGACCGCGATTTTGATTGATAGCAAGACTAATTATGAAGggatgaaagaaaaaattaaaacattgaATGTTGTTAAGGAACATATgctg gCAGCAAGTGAACTAAACCCAAACGACGCAACAACACTGTACATGCTAGGCAACTGGTGTTACTCTGTCGCCGACTTGGCGTGGTACCAAAAGAAAATCGCCTCGGCGATTTTCGGAAAGGTTCCAGACTCCTCTTTCGAAGAAGCGCTGCAGTACCTGGAGGCTGCTGAAAAAGCAGATCCGCTGTTCTACAGCCACAACCTTCTACTCTTGGGGAAGACTTACCTGAAATTGGACCGCAAGGACGAGGCGAAAAAATTCCTGAAGATGACTGCGGAGTTTCCTGCCAAGAACGATGACGATCAGAAAGCCAAGCAGGAAGCCTCCAAGATTTTAAACTCTTTTTAG
- the LOC123266888 gene encoding regulator of microtubule dynamics protein 1-like isoform X1 yields the protein MIFQRILRLARSYSSRISFNGLPFIFSKKYFPVKKLPAPLPIISLGLWGFAKKDELDISSTKSRNALFSKVDALYENREYSKVRDILDQLRDSKDVEVLWRLARALYNISKTASDVGAKKLIYDAYNLITEAAAIDDKHWAVHKWTAILIDSKTNYEGMKEKIKTLNVVKEHMLAASELNPNDATTLYMLGNWCYSVADLAWYQKKIASAIFGKVPDSSFEEALQYLEAAEKADPLFYSHNLLLLGKTYLKLDRKDEAKKFLKMTAEFPAKNDDDQKAKQEASKILNSF from the exons atgatttttcaaagaatCTTACGGCTTGCAAGATCTTATAGCTCCCGTATTTCCTTTAATGGCTTACCGTTCATCTTTtctaaa aaatatttCCCAGTAAAAAAACTTCCAGCTCCATTACCAATAATATCTCTTGGACTTTGGGGCTTTGCAAAAAAAGATGAGCTGGATATAAGCTCTACCAAGTCTAGAAATGCTTTGTTTTCAAAAGTTGACGCGTTGTATGAAAATCGGGAGTATAGCAAAGTGCGGGATATTTTGGATCAACTCAGA gATTCGAAAGACGTTGAAGTTTTATGGCGACTCGCACGagctctttataatatttcaaagaCAGCTAGTGATGTTGGAgctaaaaaacttatttatgaCGCTTATAATCTAATCACTGAAGCTGCTGCTATAGATGACAAGCATTGGGCTGTTCATAAATGGACCGCGATTTTGATTGATAGCAAGACTAATTATGAAGggatgaaagaaaaaattaaaacattgaATGTTGTTAAGGAACATATgctg gCAGCAAGTGAACTAAACCCAAACGACGCAACAACACTGTACATGCTAGGCAACTGGTGTTACTCTGTCGCCGACTTGGCGTGGTACCAAAAGAAAATCGCCTCGGCGATTTTCGGAAAGGTTCCAGACTCCTCTTTCGAAGAAGCGCTGCAGTACCTGGAGGCTGCTGAAAAAGCAGATCCGCTGTTCTACAGCCACAACCTTCTACTCTTGGGGAAGACTTACCTGAAATTGGACCGCAAGGACGAGGCGAAAAAATTCCTGAAGATGACTGCGGAGTTTCCTGCCAAGAACGATGACGATCAGAAAGCCAAGCAGGAAGCCTCCAAGATTTTAAACTCTTTTTAG